One genomic segment of Paenibacillus sp. FSL H8-0332 includes these proteins:
- a CDS encoding ABC transporter ATP-binding protein, with amino-acid sequence MPNTAEVVKPVASLMGVTKKIGSKTLISDLTLDIPPGQIFGFLGPNGAGKTTTIRMMVGLISISRGDILICGRSIKDHFEEAIANVGAIVENPEMYKFLTGYQNLRQYARMVPGVTKERINEVVELVGLSQRINDRVKTYSLGMRQRLGVAQALLHRPKLLILDEPTNGLDPQGIRELRDYLRKLCQTEGTTVFVSSHLLSEMELMCDSVAIIQNGRLIDVKQLKTVGDAAVPVSQTFFEVDNPEAALAQIGQGVIMEGGIAVDAVREEIAELNAKLVAAGIKVYSIKSMSRSLEDQFLEITGGEGIG; translated from the coding sequence ATGCCGAATACGGCAGAAGTGGTAAAGCCAGTAGCCAGCCTGATGGGGGTCACCAAAAAGATCGGCTCCAAAACGCTGATCAGCGACTTGACACTCGACATTCCACCCGGGCAAATCTTCGGATTCCTCGGGCCGAACGGAGCCGGTAAAACCACTACCATCCGTATGATGGTAGGACTTATCTCCATTAGCCGCGGTGATATCTTAATCTGCGGACGAAGCATCAAAGACCATTTTGAAGAGGCCATAGCCAATGTGGGGGCCATCGTAGAGAATCCCGAAATGTACAAGTTCCTTACCGGATACCAGAATCTTCGCCAGTACGCCCGCATGGTGCCCGGTGTGACCAAAGAGCGCATCAATGAAGTAGTGGAGCTGGTTGGCCTCAGTCAGCGGATCAATGACCGGGTCAAGACCTATTCCTTAGGGATGCGCCAGAGGCTGGGGGTGGCCCAGGCTCTGTTGCACCGGCCGAAGCTGCTGATTCTGGATGAGCCGACTAACGGACTGGACCCGCAGGGGATCCGTGAGCTGCGTGACTATCTGCGCAAGCTGTGCCAGACTGAGGGGACAACCGTGTTTGTCTCCAGTCACCTGTTGTCGGAGATGGAGCTGATGTGTGATAGTGTGGCGATTATCCAGAACGGCCGCCTGATCGATGTGAAGCAGCTTAAGACTGTTGGGGATGCAGCGGTACCGGTGAGCCAGACGTTCTTCGAGGTGGATAACCCTGAGGCTGCACTGGCGCAGATCGGCCAAGGCGTGATCATGGAAGGCGGAATAGCTGTAGATGCGGTGCGGGAGGAGATTGCCGAGCTGAATGCCAAGCTGGTAGCTGCCGGGATTAAGGTCTACAGCATCAAATCGATGTCCCGTTCGCTCGAAGATCAATTCTTGGAAATTACAGGAGGTGAAGGCATTGGGTGA
- a CDS encoding DUF2705 family protein: MGEFASLIHNENIKIFRRLRTWIMLVLLALMSALFPALVHFTTNGSDVVGLWDSFRTTVAIAFFLNTIFTALVAADSVAGEFTWGTIKLLLIRPWSRSKILLSKYISLVIFSLVSTGVLILFGYGSAFIFSSGAAGITGDMVMGWGQGEYVFMLILCSYIELFLTAAIAFMISSVFRSSGLAIVLSLSIMFTKDIFIAIFNPDRYEWANYLIFAHMNLSNYLVSDTGPGGATLGFAIAVLAVYYVVFMAVSWIVFRKRDVAA; this comes from the coding sequence TTGGGTGAGTTCGCTTCTCTCATACATAATGAGAATATCAAAATATTCAGACGTCTGCGGACATGGATTATGCTGGTTCTTCTGGCGCTGATGAGCGCGCTGTTTCCGGCGCTGGTTCACTTCACCACGAATGGCAGCGATGTAGTCGGGTTATGGGACAGTTTCCGGACTACCGTAGCCATCGCTTTTTTCCTGAATACCATCTTCACAGCTTTAGTGGCTGCCGACTCCGTGGCGGGCGAATTCACCTGGGGAACGATTAAGCTGCTGCTGATCCGCCCTTGGAGCCGCTCCAAGATTCTGCTCTCGAAATATATTTCGCTGGTTATCTTCAGCCTTGTCAGCACGGGAGTGCTAATCTTATTCGGCTATGGCTCCGCCTTCATTTTCTCTTCCGGGGCTGCAGGCATTACGGGGGACATGGTGATGGGCTGGGGGCAAGGAGAATATGTCTTCATGCTGATTCTGTGCAGCTACATTGAGCTGTTCCTGACAGCAGCCATTGCCTTCATGATCTCCAGCGTATTCCGTTCCAGCGGCCTGGCGATTGTGCTGTCGCTGTCGATCATGTTTACCAAGGATATCTTTATTGCCATATTCAACCCCGACCGCTATGAGTGGGCGAACTATCTGATTTTTGCCCATATGAATCTTAGCAATTATCTGGTGTCGGATACCGGTCCCGGAGGAGCAACGCTAGGGTTTGCGATTGCCGTTCTGGCTGTGTATTATGTTGTATTCATGGCGGTATCCTGGATTGTGTTCCGTAAAAGGGATGTGGCAGCGTAA
- a CDS encoding polymer-forming cytoskeletal protein has protein sequence MWNRRQPGASLRSTDSLIGHGGTLEGKVHCDTNLRIEGNFSGEILCEGTVTVGEQGTVHSSIEAQEIIIAGKVYGDVTAQRKLILTGTGQLHGNIAAGSLSITEGSLLNGAVAMTEQPAPETAGGLHTVTAKKTAAKRRESKQSKLEGA, from the coding sequence ATGTGGAACAGACGTCAACCGGGTGCTTCGCTGAGGTCAACCGACTCGCTGATCGGACATGGCGGCACGCTTGAGGGGAAAGTGCATTGCGATACGAACCTGCGGATTGAAGGGAATTTCAGCGGGGAGATTCTATGTGAGGGTACTGTGACGGTTGGTGAACAGGGCACCGTCCACTCCAGCATTGAGGCGCAGGAGATCATTATCGCCGGCAAGGTCTATGGAGACGTAACCGCCCAGCGGAAGCTCATTCTGACCGGAACGGGACAGCTGCACGGCAATATTGCCGCCGGTTCCTTGAGCATTACGGAAGGCAGCCTGCTGAACGGGGCTGTGGCCATGACCGAACAGCCCGCCCCTGAGACAGCGGGCGGGCTGCATACGGTCACTGCCAAGAAGACTGCAGCCAAGCGCAGAGAGAGCAAGCAGAGTAAGCTGGAGGGCGCATGA
- a CDS encoding M23 family metallopeptidase, whose amino-acid sequence MKSQPSQEKITLLVMREAGRPVKQLQMSKPFALALPAAAALSLSSLVTSMHIHASRSIAELEAEAAALSLTNIRMELKVADKDQALQQLRGQVSELSEEAESIKDKLKSVTELEEQLQSLINKETTSSAAGSGSSAAIRTENAGAKTYSADTSTSAASGNGRQLLVAGLPDTGAAAAGTHGKVSRLSAGPFIREQLEAVPPAVSPPAAVSPAINFRFQAAATALRRTVNPQVGGEYVAVYENDPQRLVEETKDDFEEIHSIMDEMIGSISSTITQAEKAHKTRADVQAKQAQEKQARLARAVMWPTGSKVITSSFGYRSDPFKGVSAYHSGIDIAGNIGDAVYAALGGVVTSAEQMGARGKYIIIKHDNGLETWYMHLNQMTVTPGERVGKGEQIGMLGSTGRSTGPHLHFQVVKQNKPVNPLNYVKPL is encoded by the coding sequence ATGAAGAGTCAGCCAAGTCAGGAAAAGATTACGCTGCTCGTTATGCGTGAGGCCGGACGGCCTGTGAAGCAGCTGCAGATGTCGAAGCCCTTCGCTCTGGCGCTGCCTGCCGCAGCCGCGCTGTCCCTCTCCAGTCTGGTCACCTCCATGCATATCCATGCTTCCCGGTCCATCGCAGAGCTGGAGGCCGAAGCGGCCGCCTTATCACTGACCAATATCCGCATGGAGCTGAAGGTTGCTGATAAGGATCAGGCGCTACAGCAGCTGCGCGGCCAGGTAAGCGAGCTCTCGGAGGAAGCGGAGAGCATTAAAGACAAGCTGAAGAGTGTGACTGAGCTGGAAGAGCAGCTGCAATCACTGATCAACAAAGAAACCACCTCTTCTGCTGCCGGTAGCGGTTCTAGTGCGGCTATCCGCACTGAAAATGCTGGCGCCAAGACCTACAGCGCGGATACGTCAACCTCAGCAGCTTCCGGCAACGGCAGGCAGCTGCTTGTGGCGGGCTTGCCGGATACCGGCGCTGCTGCCGCTGGAACCCATGGCAAAGTCAGCCGGTTAAGCGCCGGCCCGTTCATCCGGGAGCAGCTGGAAGCCGTCCCTCCTGCCGTATCGCCGCCTGCCGCCGTATCCCCTGCCATTAACTTCCGGTTCCAGGCTGCTGCCACCGCACTGCGCCGGACGGTGAATCCGCAGGTCGGCGGTGAATATGTCGCCGTCTACGAGAATGATCCGCAGCGGCTGGTTGAGGAGACAAAGGACGACTTCGAGGAGATCCACAGCATCATGGATGAGATGATTGGCAGTATCTCCAGCACGATTACCCAGGCCGAAAAGGCACACAAGACGAGAGCGGATGTTCAAGCAAAACAAGCCCAGGAGAAGCAAGCCCGGCTGGCGCGGGCTGTGATGTGGCCTACCGGCTCGAAGGTCATCACCTCCAGCTTCGGTTACCGCTCCGATCCTTTTAAGGGCGTCTCTGCTTATCATTCAGGGATTGATATTGCAGGAAATATCGGAGATGCAGTATACGCGGCGCTGGGCGGTGTGGTTACCTCGGCAGAACAAATGGGAGCCCGGGGCAAATACATCATAATCAAGCATGACAATGGACTGGAGACCTGGTACATGCATTTGAACCAGATGACGGTCACCCCCGGTGAACGGGTCGGCAAAGGGGAGCAGATCGGCATGCTGGGCAGCACCGGGCGCAGCACGGGCCCCCATCTGCATTTTCAGGTCGTGAAGCAGAACAAGCCGGTGAATCCGCTCAATTATGTTAAGCCTTTATAG
- the cls gene encoding cardiolipin synthase — protein MRIFAVILCLFIVQLAIITASEFRRPQRALAWICITFCCPPLGLLFYYFLGRDYWQSRKLGNRCVSLLREIRIHVAGKIHRVKQVEDTGNPGFEHRSELLHLFSGLADNPVTSHNRCEVLSGAQEAYKSMLEAMERAQEHIHMEFYIFRDDGIGKQFQELMIRKVRQGVRVRLLCDGLGSHKLSRGFVNTLKNAGVQVYFFLPPLTALPDRRFNYRNHRKILVVDGLTGFTGGMNIGDDYLGKNPKMGYWRDTHLRLEGDAVYHLQYVFLKDWRLAAGDIISHPRFFPDHDCSGRDAVQIVASGPDAAIDATQEMYFASICAARQRIWMTSPYFIPDPAISRALKNAVLSGVDVRIIIPAKPDNKLVYYATLSYLENLQDAGVKFYRYTTGFMHAKVMIIDSLLATVGSANLDMRSFYSNFELTAVLLRPEIITELAEDFSRDLKHSEFIDPKKFRERSRNVKRIESLCQLLSPLL, from the coding sequence ATGAGGATATTTGCCGTTATCTTATGTCTTTTTATTGTGCAGCTTGCTATTATTACCGCTTCCGAATTTCGCCGTCCGCAGCGGGCACTTGCCTGGATATGTATCACCTTCTGCTGCCCGCCGCTGGGCCTGCTGTTCTACTATTTCCTGGGCCGTGATTACTGGCAGAGCCGCAAGCTTGGCAACCGGTGCGTCTCCCTGCTGCGGGAAATCCGCATTCACGTTGCCGGTAAGATTCATAGGGTCAAACAGGTGGAAGACACCGGAAACCCCGGCTTTGAGCACCGCTCTGAGCTGCTGCACCTGTTCTCGGGGCTGGCGGACAATCCGGTTACAAGCCATAACCGGTGTGAGGTGCTCTCCGGCGCGCAGGAAGCGTATAAGTCCATGCTGGAGGCGATGGAGCGTGCGCAGGAGCATATCCACATGGAATTTTATATTTTCCGGGATGACGGGATCGGCAAGCAGTTTCAGGAGCTGATGATCCGCAAGGTACGCCAGGGGGTGAGGGTGCGCCTGCTGTGCGATGGACTGGGAAGCCATAAACTAAGCCGGGGCTTTGTGAATACACTGAAGAACGCGGGGGTGCAGGTCTATTTTTTTCTGCCTCCGCTGACTGCACTGCCGGACCGCCGGTTCAACTACCGCAATCACCGGAAGATCCTGGTGGTGGACGGACTAACCGGATTCACCGGAGGCATGAACATAGGCGATGATTACCTGGGCAAGAATCCGAAAATGGGCTACTGGCGGGATACGCACCTGCGGCTGGAAGGGGATGCCGTCTATCATCTGCAGTATGTGTTTCTCAAGGACTGGCGGCTGGCGGCCGGTGATATTATCAGCCATCCGCGCTTCTTCCCGGATCATGACTGTAGCGGAAGGGATGCCGTGCAGATTGTCGCCAGCGGCCCGGATGCGGCGATAGATGCCACCCAGGAGATGTATTTCGCTTCTATTTGTGCTGCAAGGCAGCGGATCTGGATGACCTCGCCGTATTTCATCCCTGACCCTGCGATAAGCAGGGCGCTGAAGAATGCGGTCCTTAGCGGAGTGGACGTAAGGATCATTATCCCGGCGAAGCCGGATAACAAGCTGGTCTATTATGCCACGTTGTCGTATCTGGAGAATCTGCAGGACGCCGGCGTGAAATTTTACCGCTATACCACAGGGTTCATGCATGCCAAGGTAATGATTATTGACAGCCTGCTGGCCACCGTCGGCAGTGCCAATCTGGACATGCGCAGCTTCTATTCCAACTTCGAGCTGACAGCGGTGCTGCTCCGTCCGGAGATTATTACAGAGCTGGCTGAGGACTTCAGCAGAGACCTGAAGCACAGTGAATTCATTGATCCGAAAAAGTTCCGGGAGCGCAGCCGTAATGTCAAACGCATAGAAAGTCTGTGTCAGCTCTTATCTCCGCTATTATGA